From the Candidatus Bathyarchaeia archaeon genome, one window contains:
- the pheT gene encoding phenylalanine--tRNA ligase subunit beta, whose protein sequence is MPVITLYKERFSKFMGKKVTIEELTKNLPWIGFDLEEITEDYVKAEYNPNRIDFCSYVGVARALKGFLELETGLPKYTLNAPKTTLVIDKAVANVRPYMLAGVVRGIKLDEDAVVELMEIQEDLHWGIGRDRKKASIGIHNLDVVKPPFTFTAVEPKSVKFVPLGKTEEMDLKEILEKHEKGMDYRHLVDWSPTYPLLIDKDGAVLSMPPIINGELTRVDANTRNLFLDVTGTSYEAVEKSLNVLATALAEMGGTLEKVNVKYSDRTVVSPNLDAEKMRLRVDYANELLGLKLSEAETIRCLRKCRLDAKKTCKGVLEVSYPAYRIDILHEVDLVEEVAIGYGYYKLKPTIPKAVTVGEQHPAHRLANTARQIMIGLGFLEAMNFTLTNERIHYEYMRTKPENPIKLANPVSMDYTIMRQSLLPGLMKNLADNKSESFPQRLFEASDVGKINKRTETMCERRLHVAAVASHSTANFTEIKSIVEAFLANLGLKWQIKEAKHPSFLEGRTAAIIINGKQLGVLGEIHPQVLNNFELENPTAAFEIDLEPLIRK, encoded by the coding sequence ATGCCAGTGATAACGCTTTACAAGGAAAGATTTTCCAAATTCATGGGCAAGAAAGTCACGATTGAGGAATTGACAAAGAATTTGCCATGGATTGGCTTCGACTTGGAAGAGATAACTGAAGATTACGTGAAAGCCGAGTATAACCCCAACCGCATCGACTTTTGCAGTTACGTGGGTGTCGCCAGAGCTTTGAAAGGATTCTTGGAATTGGAAACTGGACTGCCAAAATACACTTTGAACGCTCCGAAAACCACGCTTGTCATAGACAAAGCTGTTGCCAATGTTAGACCATACATGCTTGCGGGCGTTGTTCGTGGCATAAAGCTTGATGAAGACGCTGTTGTCGAGTTGATGGAGATTCAGGAAGACCTTCACTGGGGAATCGGCAGAGACCGCAAAAAAGCGTCTATTGGCATTCACAACCTAGACGTAGTCAAGCCGCCTTTCACTTTCACGGCTGTTGAGCCTAAAAGCGTGAAGTTTGTTCCTTTAGGTAAGACTGAAGAGATGGATTTGAAGGAGATTTTGGAGAAGCATGAGAAGGGAATGGATTATCGTCATCTTGTGGACTGGTCGCCAACGTATCCATTGTTAATTGACAAGGACGGCGCTGTTCTTTCGATGCCTCCGATAATAAATGGGGAATTAACGAGAGTAGACGCTAACACGCGAAACTTGTTTTTGGATGTTACTGGCACAAGCTATGAAGCTGTTGAAAAAAGCTTGAATGTTTTAGCCACAGCTTTAGCGGAAATGGGCGGCACGCTCGAAAAGGTTAACGTGAAATACTCTGATCGCACTGTGGTTTCGCCGAACCTTGACGCTGAAAAGATGAGGTTGAGAGTTGATTATGCAAATGAGCTTCTCGGTTTGAAGCTTTCTGAAGCAGAAACTATTAGGTGCTTGCGAAAATGCAGATTGGATGCAAAGAAAACATGCAAAGGAGTTTTGGAAGTTTCTTATCCCGCTTATCGAATTGACATCCTTCACGAAGTGGATTTAGTCGAAGAAGTCGCCATAGGCTACGGATATTACAAGCTGAAGCCAACAATTCCTAAGGCTGTAACAGTCGGCGAACAGCATCCAGCCCACAGACTGGCGAACACTGCGCGTCAAATAATGATAGGCTTAGGCTTTTTGGAAGCCATGAATTTCACACTTACAAACGAACGCATCCACTACGAGTACATGCGAACCAAACCAGAAAACCCAATAAAACTTGCCAATCCAGTCTCCATGGACTATACAATAATGCGGCAATCCCTATTGCCTGGACTGATGAAAAATTTGGCTGACAACAAAAGCGAAAGCTTTCCACAGCGATTGTTCGAGGCATCGGATGTTGGAAAAATAAACAAGCGAACAGAAACCATGTGCGAAAGGAGACTTCACGTAGCTGCAGTCGCTTCACATTCCACAGCGAACTTCACCGAGATAAAATCAATTGTTGAGGCTTTTCTTGCGAATTTGGGATTGAAATGGCAAATAAAAGAGGCTAAACACCCAAGCTTCTTAGAAGGCAGAACCGCCGCCATAATCATCAACGGCAAACAGCTGGGCGTTTTAGGCGAGATTCACCCGCAAGTCCTAAACAACTTTGAACTTGAAAACCCAACAGCAGCATTCGAAATAGACCTAGAACCACTAATAAGAAAATAA
- a CDS encoding phenylalanine--tRNA ligase subunit alpha yields MVDLREHERKTLLALEKLQGKASVEQLMAETGLPNAAIMRAALTMQEKKLVKINEKKQTIAGLSKEGALYAKKGLPERRILNVLYNKGCETAISTAVKEAEVPSDTVSVALGWLVRRKWAVINQKNRTLAITKDVLAQKPPKTDEEKLLEILAERKSVVVEGLDKWLQDAVALLKRRKLMETKEKSIYELELTEEGKKLVKKGLEIIKEEVTQLTPELIITGKWRETKLRKFDVTAPGPVVYPSKSHPLQQIITRVREIFLEMGFTEIRGPLVETAFWNFDALFQPQDHPAREMMDTFYLANPKAGKLPSKGIVNAVAKTHENGWTTGSKGWHYKWSHAEAKRLVLRTHTTAETIKYLSQHRKPPIKVFSVDRVYRNEQVTYKHLPEFYQVEGIVMDKSVTLEDLMGTLKAFYAKMGLKKVEFWSCYFPYTEPSAQAMVYHPKLKRWMELCGMGIFRPEVTAPVGVKYPVLAWGGGLERLAMIELGVDDIRTLYGNRLEWLRRTPLCQ; encoded by the coding sequence ATGGTTGACCTCAGAGAACACGAACGCAAAACACTTCTAGCGTTAGAAAAGCTCCAAGGAAAGGCTTCAGTTGAACAATTAATGGCGGAAACTGGACTGCCAAACGCTGCGATAATGCGCGCAGCATTGACAATGCAGGAAAAGAAGCTTGTTAAAATAAACGAGAAGAAGCAGACAATCGCGGGACTTAGCAAGGAAGGGGCATTATACGCGAAAAAGGGGCTGCCGGAACGCAGAATTTTAAACGTGCTTTATAACAAAGGCTGCGAAACTGCAATTTCTACTGCTGTGAAAGAGGCAGAGGTTCCTTCTGACACTGTTTCTGTAGCGTTAGGTTGGCTTGTGCGGAGAAAATGGGCGGTGATAAACCAAAAGAACCGCACGCTCGCCATCACCAAAGATGTTTTAGCTCAGAAACCACCTAAAACTGATGAAGAAAAACTTCTCGAAATTTTAGCGGAAAGAAAATCAGTGGTTGTTGAAGGGTTGGACAAGTGGCTTCAAGACGCTGTTGCCCTGCTGAAACGTCGTAAGCTTATGGAAACAAAGGAGAAATCAATTTACGAGTTGGAGCTAACAGAAGAGGGAAAGAAGCTAGTCAAAAAAGGATTAGAAATTATTAAGGAAGAAGTAACTCAGCTAACGCCTGAACTTATTATTACTGGAAAATGGCGTGAAACAAAACTGAGAAAATTCGACGTTACCGCGCCTGGGCCAGTTGTTTATCCGAGCAAAAGTCATCCGTTGCAGCAAATTATAACTCGTGTCCGCGAAATCTTTCTCGAAATGGGTTTTACAGAAATCCGTGGACCATTAGTTGAAACTGCCTTCTGGAACTTTGACGCTTTATTCCAGCCTCAGGACCACCCAGCCCGCGAGATGATGGACACTTTCTATTTGGCTAATCCTAAAGCTGGGAAACTGCCTTCAAAAGGCATAGTGAATGCTGTTGCTAAAACGCATGAAAACGGTTGGACAACGGGTTCTAAGGGTTGGCATTACAAGTGGAGTCATGCAGAAGCGAAAAGGCTTGTTTTGCGAACGCACACGACAGCTGAAACGATAAAGTATCTTTCTCAGCATCGAAAACCGCCAATAAAAGTGTTTTCTGTTGATAGGGTTTACCGCAACGAGCAAGTCACGTACAAGCATCTTCCAGAATTTTATCAAGTAGAAGGCATAGTCATGGATAAAAGCGTGACACTTGAAGATTTAATGGGCACGTTAAAGGCGTTCTACGCGAAAATGGGACTGAAGAAAGTGGAGTTTTGGTCATGCTACTTCCCATACACTGAACCTTCAGCCCAAGCAATGGTTTACCATCCCAAACTTAAGCGGTGGATGGAACTGTGCGGAATGGGCATTTTTAGGCCAGAAGTCACTGCGCCCGTGGGCGTCAAATATCCAGTGCTTGCGTGGGGCGGTGGATTAGAGCGTTTAGCGATGATTGAGCTTGGCGTGGATGATATTAGAACACTTTATGGTAACCGTCTTGAATGGCTTAGGAGGACACCATTATGCCAGTGA
- the trpS gene encoding tryptophan--tRNA ligase has protein sequence MQQDPSKKTVLDPFGTSVIADYERLYKEFGIEPFKPFLSKVPNPSLYMRRGVVFGHRDFERILNAMKKHEEFAVLSGIKPSGEFHLGTLMTAKEIIYFQQQGAQTFYCIADIESYEDNKVPFEKSEKIAVDNVADLLALGLDPKKAYIYRQSKENHVKDLAIVFGRAATLATMKAIYGERNIGLYLAALIQAGDILLPQLEEFGGPKPTVIPVGVDQDPHIRFTRDLAQIFYKKYGFVLPSSTYHKLMKGLDGSPKMSKRLMNYFTLHDKPEVIAQRISNAFTGGRATIKEQRELGGVPEICPVYEVCMFHFVEDDDEIIRVYNDCKTGKLLCGEHKKQTIDIVTKFVKEHQRKKKQFIDKAKEILNVE, from the coding sequence TTGCAGCAAGACCCTAGCAAGAAAACGGTGCTTGACCCCTTCGGAACAAGCGTGATTGCAGATTACGAACGCCTATACAAAGAGTTTGGAATTGAGCCGTTTAAGCCGTTTCTATCGAAAGTGCCTAATCCTTCGCTTTACATGAGGCGTGGCGTAGTTTTCGGACACCGCGACTTCGAAAGAATACTGAATGCGATGAAGAAACATGAGGAATTTGCAGTTTTAAGCGGCATAAAACCTTCCGGCGAGTTCCATCTTGGCACGTTAATGACTGCGAAGGAAATCATTTATTTCCAGCAGCAAGGCGCTCAGACGTTCTATTGTATTGCAGATATTGAATCCTACGAGGACAACAAGGTTCCGTTTGAAAAAAGTGAAAAAATAGCCGTTGACAACGTAGCGGATTTGCTTGCGCTTGGGTTGGACCCGAAAAAAGCGTATATTTACCGTCAATCCAAAGAAAACCATGTGAAGGATTTGGCGATAGTCTTTGGTAGAGCTGCAACGTTGGCTACGATGAAGGCAATCTACGGCGAACGCAACATAGGCTTATACTTGGCTGCTTTGATACAGGCTGGAGATATTCTTTTGCCTCAGCTTGAAGAGTTTGGAGGACCAAAACCCACAGTTATCCCAGTCGGTGTTGACCAGGACCCTCACATTCGCTTCACGAGAGACCTCGCTCAAATATTCTATAAGAAATACGGTTTTGTTCTTCCCTCGTCGACTTATCACAAGCTCATGAAGGGTTTGGATGGTTCTCCGAAAATGAGCAAGCGCCTAATGAACTATTTTACTTTGCATGACAAGCCTGAAGTGATTGCGCAGAGAATCTCTAATGCGTTTACTGGCGGGAGAGCAACCATCAAGGAACAACGTGAGCTCGGCGGGGTTCCCGAGATTTGTCCGGTTTACGAAGTTTGCATGTTCCACTTTGTCGAGGATGATGATGAAATCATAAGGGTTTACAATGATTGCAAGACTGGGAAACTTCTCTGTGGAGAGCATAAGAAACAAACGATTGACATAGTTACGAAGTTTGTTAAGGAGCATCAACGCAAAAAGAAGCAGTTTATCGATAAAGCTAAGGAAATTCTGAATGTTGAATGA
- a CDS encoding flavin reductase family protein yields MSEKVNVNPSSASRLLHPMHTVLVSCIDKSGKPNIITLAWAMPTSINPPLVAISISPRRHSHSLIEETKEFVVNIPTINILKETLFCGRVSGREHNKFKETGLTPLPAKKVKPPAIKECVAHLECKLHSQFTTGDHTIFIGEIVDAYADADAFTETYSLEKAKMVFHLGGNEFATLDPKVLTPKL; encoded by the coding sequence ATGTCTGAAAAGGTTAACGTCAATCCTTCCTCAGCTTCCAGACTGCTACATCCAATGCACACAGTGCTTGTTTCCTGCATTGACAAAAGTGGAAAACCAAACATTATAACCTTGGCGTGGGCAATGCCAACATCAATTAATCCGCCATTAGTCGCAATAAGCATCTCGCCACGAAGACACTCACACAGCCTAATTGAAGAAACAAAAGAATTCGTCGTCAACATCCCAACAATTAACATCCTAAAAGAAACGCTGTTCTGCGGCAGAGTCAGCGGCAGAGAACATAACAAGTTCAAAGAAACCGGCTTAACGCCTTTACCAGCGAAAAAAGTGAAGCCGCCAGCAATAAAAGAATGCGTGGCACATTTGGAATGCAAACTTCACAGTCAATTTACAACTGGCGACCACACAATATTCATCGGCGAAATAGTCGACGCCTACGCAGATGCTGATGCCTTCACTGAAACATATAGCCTAGAAAAAGCAAAAATGGTATTCCACCTAGGCGGAAACGAGTTCGCAACGCTTGACCCTAAAGTGTTAACGCCTAAACTATGA
- a CDS encoding metal-dependent hydrolase has protein sequence MVKVTWFGHAAFKIEIADKIVLVDPWLDGNPTSPVKASEITKADIVYVTHDHGDHLGDAINICKRTSATFVANIELGDFAKENGVKNVEGLNIGGSVEVKGIRFLITQALHTDSRGAPTGVIIEGEGKRVYHAGDTGLFGDMSLIGELYKLDLALIPIGGYYTMGAKEAAEAVKMLKPKAVIPMHYKTFPVLAQSADEFGKIVKEKMPKVKVVVLKPGESYQF, from the coding sequence TTGGTTAAAGTAACGTGGTTTGGGCATGCGGCATTCAAAATTGAAATTGCTGACAAAATTGTTCTGGTTGACCCATGGCTTGATGGAAACCCAACATCGCCAGTTAAGGCTTCGGAAATAACTAAAGCGGACATAGTTTATGTTACGCATGACCACGGGGACCATTTAGGCGATGCAATAAATATCTGCAAGAGGACGAGTGCGACTTTTGTGGCTAACATTGAACTTGGCGATTTTGCAAAAGAAAACGGTGTCAAAAACGTGGAAGGATTGAATATTGGCGGGAGCGTGGAAGTCAAAGGAATAAGATTTCTGATAACTCAAGCGTTGCATACGGATTCGCGTGGTGCGCCGACCGGTGTTATAATTGAGGGTGAAGGCAAAAGAGTTTATCATGCGGGGGACACGGGGCTTTTTGGAGACATGAGCTTAATCGGCGAGTTATACAAGCTTGATTTGGCTTTGATTCCTATAGGTGGCTATTATACTATGGGTGCTAAGGAAGCAGCGGAGGCTGTTAAAATGCTTAAACCTAAAGCGGTCATTCCGATGCATTATAAGACGTTTCCGGTTCTGGCGCAATCAGCTGACGAATTTGGAAAAATTGTTAAAGAGAAAATGCCTAAAGTGAAAGTGGTGGTGCTTAAGCCTGGCGAAAGTTACCAGTTCTAG
- the map gene encoding type II methionyl aminopeptidase encodes MSKYDKDALEKLQLSGKILRETREEMRSFVREDMPIIEICERAEALIREKGGKPAFPCNVSVNEIAAHYTSPPNDTAKIPKNSIVKVDIGAHVDGYVTDTAFTVSFNPEHEILVETAEQALKAAIDNIRPEIPTSKLGEIIEKTIKSRGLKPVSNLTGHSVGRYLVHAGTSVPNVSQLSFSKIKLGGVYAIEPFVTLPDAVGRVEDGDEATIFRFLKAKSVKNPYAKELMKYIEENFRTLPFAERWLEGVVPNEHHRDAFRELLASKAIMSYPIFVEISRKPVAQAEHTVLIVQEGCVVLT; translated from the coding sequence ATGAGTAAATACGATAAAGATGCCCTTGAAAAGCTTCAGCTTTCTGGAAAAATTCTCCGCGAAACACGAGAGGAAATGAGAAGTTTCGTTCGCGAAGACATGCCTATAATAGAAATCTGCGAGAGAGCCGAAGCGCTTATACGAGAAAAAGGTGGAAAACCAGCGTTTCCATGCAATGTTTCAGTGAACGAAATAGCTGCACATTATACGTCACCGCCAAACGACACCGCAAAAATTCCAAAAAACTCTATTGTCAAAGTTGACATTGGCGCTCACGTGGACGGTTACGTAACTGACACCGCATTCACAGTATCCTTTAACCCAGAACATGAAATTCTTGTAGAAACGGCTGAACAAGCCTTGAAAGCGGCTATAGACAACATTCGCCCAGAAATACCCACTTCAAAATTAGGCGAAATCATCGAAAAAACCATAAAATCACGCGGCTTAAAACCAGTCTCAAACCTAACGGGGCACTCAGTAGGACGATACTTGGTGCATGCTGGCACTTCTGTGCCGAATGTTTCACAGTTGTCTTTTTCAAAAATCAAGTTAGGAGGAGTTTACGCTATTGAACCCTTCGTGACTTTACCAGACGCTGTGGGACGCGTTGAAGATGGCGATGAAGCCACAATCTTCCGTTTTCTTAAAGCTAAATCTGTAAAAAACCCGTATGCAAAAGAGCTTATGAAGTATATCGAGGAAAACTTCAGAACCTTGCCCTTCGCTGAACGCTGGTTGGAAGGTGTGGTGCCAAATGAGCATCATCGAGACGCGTTTCGAGAATTATTAGCTTCAAAAGCAATCATGAGCTATCCAATTTTTGTTGAAATAAGCAGAAAACCCGTGGCTCAAGCAGAACACACCGTCTTAATAGTGCAAGAAGGCTGCGTCGTCCTAACCTAA
- a CDS encoding DUF1512 domain-containing protein — protein MNIFAVISSLQNTVAQEPFGEFSWILNILFYVVFIIFIFYGQRIQMYVMIREVEGSLYKLKYIKDEGRKTAIETIKEIGKPQVDPTVRVDRFLEYFTISPQSLDPAGVVWKLEHILDVRDVRFKDEVKFMAPAADETQVNNLENTLEAAMALNYIYKVIRHYYLLGKKTLSLYIIMQLQMILPLVMREAEAYASALKAFAYGQPIGDGAGALVAAKLMYGHEKRKIPKDCVVATVPIEGRTAYVIKAEGPGGNVGKIGDGIRTVIEENEGKIATVIMIDAAMKLEGEEIGEVAEGVGAAIGGPGVDQFKIEESLLKYRIPINAVIVKEDIGDAVSPMRKEIFDAVDKTIERIKQVILEKTKEGDKVIIAGVGNTIGIGQ, from the coding sequence GTGAACATATTCGCAGTGATTTCCAGTCTTCAAAATACGGTTGCGCAGGAACCGTTTGGAGAGTTCTCCTGGATTCTTAACATACTTTTCTATGTCGTCTTCATAATTTTCATTTTTTATGGACAGAGAATTCAAATGTATGTTATGATTAGGGAAGTTGAAGGGTCACTTTATAAATTGAAGTACATAAAGGATGAAGGACGAAAAACCGCGATAGAAACAATAAAGGAGATTGGAAAACCGCAAGTGGACCCAACCGTGAGGGTTGACAGATTTCTAGAGTACTTCACAATATCGCCTCAAAGTCTTGACCCAGCAGGTGTTGTTTGGAAGCTTGAGCACATACTTGACGTTAGGGATGTCCGGTTTAAAGACGAAGTGAAGTTTATGGCTCCCGCTGCAGACGAGACGCAAGTTAACAATTTAGAAAACACTCTTGAAGCGGCAATGGCGTTAAACTACATTTACAAGGTGATAAGGCACTATTACTTGCTTGGCAAAAAGACGCTTAGCCTCTACATTATAATGCAGTTGCAAATGATACTGCCCCTCGTCATGCGAGAAGCAGAAGCCTACGCAAGCGCGTTAAAAGCATTCGCTTACGGACAACCAATCGGCGACGGCGCCGGCGCATTAGTGGCTGCAAAACTCATGTATGGACATGAGAAAAGGAAAATACCTAAGGATTGTGTTGTCGCGACCGTGCCGATAGAAGGACGCACAGCCTATGTGATAAAAGCTGAGGGACCAGGTGGAAACGTTGGCAAAATTGGAGATGGAATAAGAACGGTTATTGAAGAGAATGAAGGAAAGATTGCCACAGTAATAATGATTGATGCTGCCATGAAGCTTGAAGGCGAAGAAATCGGCGAAGTTGCTGAAGGAGTCGGCGCGGCGATAGGCGGACCAGGCGTTGACCAGTTCAAAATCGAAGAGTCACTTTTGAAGTATCGAATACCAATAAATGCAGTAATAGTCAAAGAGGACATTGGCGATGCAGTTTCGCCCATGCGCAAGGAAATCTTTGACGCGGTGGATAAGACTATTGAGAGAATAAAGCAGGTCATTTTGGAGAAGACCAAAGAGGGTGACAAGGTGATAATTGCGGGTGTCGGTAACACGATAGGCATTGGGCAGTGA
- a CDS encoding phosphoesterase yields the protein MSFLFGRKKEETTKILFATDMHGSEGSWRKFLNASAMLKVNVAICGGDLTGKMIVPIVEQKDGKYTYYLMGGTHTTDSAGLEKAFKDIRGIGYYPHVTNESEYEEMTRNPKKVDEVFHSVMISTLKRWFDLIPEKVPSETKVVVCPGNDDRFPVDELIEKHKSVINGEGKVIKIDESHEMVSCGWVNPSPWKTAREEEEDKLEERLEKYISQLTDVKNAIFNFHAPPFESKIDEAPLLDKDLNPIIRSGSVVMVPVGSKAVRKMIEKYQPFLGLHGHIHESAGCIKIGRTHCVNPGSEYAEGIIRAFFIEFKGDKLTRLQRIEG from the coding sequence TTGAGCTTTCTGTTTGGAAGAAAGAAAGAAGAGACGACTAAGATACTTTTTGCCACAGACATGCACGGGTCAGAAGGGTCTTGGAGAAAATTCCTAAACGCTTCTGCCATGCTCAAAGTCAATGTGGCTATTTGCGGCGGAGATTTAACTGGAAAAATGATTGTTCCGATCGTTGAGCAGAAAGACGGAAAGTACACTTATTATCTTATGGGTGGAACCCACACTACAGACTCTGCTGGTTTGGAGAAAGCGTTCAAAGACATTAGGGGAATAGGCTACTATCCACACGTTACCAACGAAAGTGAATATGAAGAAATGACTAGAAACCCCAAAAAAGTAGACGAAGTCTTCCACAGCGTTATGATATCAACGCTGAAACGATGGTTCGACCTCATCCCGGAAAAAGTTCCAAGCGAAACAAAAGTGGTTGTTTGCCCTGGAAATGATGACAGATTTCCAGTGGACGAATTAATCGAAAAACACAAGAGCGTAATCAACGGAGAAGGCAAAGTAATCAAAATAGACGAATCTCACGAGATGGTAAGCTGCGGTTGGGTTAACCCCAGTCCATGGAAAACGGCACGCGAAGAGGAAGAAGACAAGCTTGAAGAAAGACTTGAAAAATACATTTCTCAGTTGACAGACGTGAAAAACGCTATATTCAACTTTCATGCTCCGCCGTTTGAATCCAAAATAGACGAAGCGCCACTGTTGGATAAGGATTTGAATCCAATCATACGGAGCGGAAGCGTTGTGATGGTTCCAGTAGGCTCAAAGGCTGTACGGAAAATGATAGAAAAATATCAGCCCTTCTTGGGCTTACATGGTCACATACATGAATCTGCGGGTTGCATAAAAATAGGCAGGACACACTGCGTTAACCCGGGAAGCGAATACGCCGAAGGAATAATACGAGCGTTCTTTATAGAATTTAAAGGAGACAAGCTAACTAGGCTGCAGAGAATAGAAGGTTAG
- a CDS encoding APC family permease, with translation MASSKPGLFAREATGLVREIGFTLGVIIILSHVVGLGWQKRAFQFTGPMPMPTDMMPLGLPAIFWAFLICGFIVLITGYAAGYVAAAMPRSGGGYVTISRVIHPSVGYMSGWLMFLAEAFSYGLIGVAVFEGIEIFFGIAMAPTAYDFGPIGRFLGGLVIVWIFAIIALLGTKLYGRLMEVIFYIPAAITIIFFAMWIAGAMNPAAVATGVENVMGAPPSTFVSVANATGMTANPVGFFDAFSVALGGAFWAYMGWYATTFLAGEVKEANKKLPQVLLVAGVLIMVVYLLASSLSAIAAMNVEPYTDSEGHQWSFFQAYAWLSYPPSSLKDSVVAARDAAIPNFKGAWSTGIASIIANGMGISWLPALIAIGAVLWVANDIPPFLLVASRTFFAMSFDRMMPEKFSYVSERWHAPVWAILITAIFAIPACMAEADFPAGATSYLAFAGVVGTDIFDAFFLTMFCISCMLLPLERKEIYDRAAVKHSIGAVVTLGFVATLGGAFCLYIFIKESPWIWSLFTTGAATADIISAIGFFGCIIAGILLYIGFMYRNTTKGVDMRTLYLSIPPE, from the coding sequence ATGGCCTCAAGTAAGCCTGGACTTTTTGCTAGGGAAGCAACTGGACTCGTAAGGGAAATCGGCTTTACGTTGGGTGTCATCATAATCCTCAGCCACGTGGTCGGCTTAGGCTGGCAGAAACGCGCATTCCAATTCACTGGACCGATGCCAATGCCAACAGACATGATGCCACTTGGACTTCCAGCGATATTCTGGGCATTCCTAATCTGCGGCTTCATCGTGCTTATCACTGGCTACGCAGCGGGCTACGTTGCAGCAGCGATGCCAAGATCGGGTGGTGGCTACGTTACAATATCAAGAGTTATACACCCATCGGTAGGCTACATGTCCGGATGGCTAATGTTCCTTGCGGAAGCGTTTAGCTACGGGTTAATCGGCGTTGCGGTTTTTGAGGGGATTGAAATATTCTTTGGCATCGCAATGGCACCAACCGCTTATGATTTTGGCCCTATCGGACGGTTCCTCGGAGGTCTAGTGATAGTCTGGATATTTGCTATTATCGCGCTTCTGGGAACAAAACTCTATGGGCGATTAATGGAAGTAATATTCTACATACCCGCAGCAATTACAATAATCTTCTTTGCAATGTGGATAGCGGGTGCAATGAACCCTGCCGCTGTCGCAACTGGTGTGGAAAATGTTATGGGGGCCCCTCCAAGCACATTCGTGTCGGTTGCAAATGCCACTGGTATGACAGCCAATCCTGTCGGCTTCTTTGATGCTTTCTCAGTTGCGCTTGGTGGAGCCTTTTGGGCGTATATGGGTTGGTACGCAACAACCTTCTTAGCTGGTGAAGTTAAAGAGGCGAACAAAAAACTTCCTCAAGTGCTTTTGGTTGCTGGTGTTCTCATAATGGTAGTTTATCTGTTGGCTTCATCGCTTTCAGCCATCGCAGCAATGAATGTGGAGCCTTACACGGATAGTGAAGGGCATCAGTGGAGCTTTTTCCAAGCATACGCTTGGTTAAGTTACCCGCCAAGCAGCCTTAAAGATAGTGTTGTAGCCGCTAGAGATGCTGCTATCCCCAATTTCAAGGGTGCATGGAGTACAGGAATTGCATCTATCATTGCTAATGGCATGGGTATAAGCTGGCTTCCAGCGCTTATAGCAATAGGTGCTGTACTCTGGGTTGCTAACGACATCCCACCATTCCTACTCGTCGCTTCTAGAACCTTCTTCGCCATGTCATTTGACAGAATGATGCCAGAAAAGTTCTCCTACGTCAGTGAAAGATGGCACGCCCCCGTGTGGGCAATTTTAATCACAGCTATCTTTGCCATTCCAGCATGCATGGCAGAGGCTGACTTTCCGGCAGGAGCAACAAGCTATTTGGCTTTTGCAGGTGTCGTTGGAACAGACATATTTGACGCGTTCTTCCTAACAATGTTCTGTATATCATGCATGTTGCTTCCGCTAGAAAGAAAGGAAATCTACGACCGTGCAGCTGTCAAGCATTCGATAGGTGCAGTTGTCACCTTAGGATTTGTTGCAACACTTGGCGGAGCCTTCTGCCTTTACATCTTCATCAAAGAGTCACCGTGGATATGGTCTCTGTTTACAACCGGAGCAGCAACTGCAGACATAATAAGTGCGATTGGGTTCTTCGGCTGCATAATCGCGGGAATACTGTTGTATATAGGGTTTATGTACCGCAACACAACAAAGGGCGTTGACATGCGGACGCTGTACCTCAGCATCCCACCAGAATAG